The following are encoded together in the Patescibacteria group bacterium genome:
- the priA gene encoding primosomal protein N', with protein sequence MIAKIIPFTRLPYFVVSHQEKREVSFFDYQVPKELEEKIRLDQIVKIYFRNKKINGLVVGLKKTSKEKKLKPVEGIVFEESLITKDQLKLFKWLSSFYFASLPTILKTSLPQPVKRSTIDHNHCILQRESLKISKKFLPELKRIINIFITSKRKKFYLLWNEPFKKLAFYYAVIKKTITKKQKVLILLPEIDQINFFLKYLGQLTNRISILHSQLKKSEIWQNWQKIIRQEVDLVIGTRMAIFAPISNLGLIILEDEENDLHRSKQFPYYDTRLIAWKLTKLNKIKLIFSSPAPRVETYWQTFIQGKFFPLDLRDIRKTKMKLVDMVEEMRKGNFSPLSDDLKDRVIKTIKNNRRVIIYLKRKGFTTFNFCQDCGYLFSCPRCDLPLTAHKKNKIYYLLCHHCGYEEELPLKCPGCQGVEIKMKGLAIQKIEEILSSIGQVKSIDMGTKDRTLNKEIIITTLPFWRDFESKWMENIGLVGLINTDTLLNQPDFRSSEKVFQELVGIINWINYFKIPFIIQTWSKNNPAIENACLSDFKNFYQQELEVRKEFLYPPFQRFFRLTLQEERWQKLKRVSEDFEKNFAKIKNQNIKIFSYSIPPRRKKTFEKSYLIKIKNLHPLSPLPNEIKKILPQNSFLEPH encoded by the coding sequence ATGATTGCTAAAATCATTCCCTTCACTCGGCTACCATATTTTGTCGTCTCTCATCAGGAAAAAAGAGAAGTTTCTTTTTTTGATTACCAAGTACCAAAAGAACTAGAAGAAAAAATTAGACTTGATCAAATCGTAAAAATATATTTTCGTAACAAAAAAATTAATGGTTTAGTCGTTGGTCTAAAAAAAACATCGAAAGAAAAAAAGCTAAAACCAGTTGAGGGAATTGTTTTTGAGGAGAGTCTAATAACGAAAGATCAGTTAAAACTTTTCAAATGGCTTTCTTCTTTTTATTTTGCCTCACTCCCGACTATTCTTAAAACCTCTCTTCCTCAGCCAGTAAAGAGGTCAACCATTGATCATAATCATTGCATTCTGCAGAGAGAGAGTTTAAAAATCTCTAAGAAATTCTTACCTGAACTCAAAAGAATAATTAATATCTTTATTACTTCAAAAAGAAAAAAATTTTACCTTCTCTGGAATGAGCCATTTAAAAAACTGGCTTTTTATTATGCGGTGATAAAAAAAACGATAACTAAAAAGCAGAAAGTTTTAATTTTACTGCCAGAGATTGATCAAATTAATTTTTTTTTAAAGTATTTAGGTCAACTAACGAATAGAATTTCTATTTTACATTCTCAACTAAAAAAGTCCGAGATTTGGCAAAATTGGCAAAAAATTATCCGTCAAGAAGTAGATTTAGTCATTGGTACAAGAATGGCAATTTTTGCGCCAATAAGTAATTTGGGCTTAATTATTCTTGAAGATGAAGAAAATGATTTACATCGTTCTAAACAATTTCCTTATTATGATACTCGCCTCATTGCATGGAAACTAACGAAATTGAATAAAATAAAGTTAATTTTTTCTTCGCCAGCGCCGCGCGTTGAAACTTATTGGCAAACATTTATCCAGGGTAAGTTTTTTCCTTTAGACTTGAGAGATATTAGAAAAACAAAAATGAAGTTAGTTGATATGGTTGAAGAAATGAGGAAGGGAAATTTTTCACCCTTGAGCGATGATTTAAAGGACAGAGTCATCAAGACTATAAAAAATAATCGGCGAGTTATTATCTATTTAAAAAGAAAAGGATTTACTACTTTTAATTTTTGTCAGGATTGTGGGTATCTTTTTTCATGCCCGCGTTGCGATTTACCTTTGACCGCCCATAAAAAAAATAAAATTTACTATCTTCTTTGCCACCATTGTGGCTATGAAGAAGAATTACCTTTAAAATGTCCAGGTTGTCAGGGCGTGGAAATAAAAATGAAGGGTTTGGCTATACAGAAAATTGAAGAAATTTTGTCTTCAATTGGACAAGTTAAAAGTATAGATATGGGCACTAAAGATAGGACACTCAATAAAGAAATTATTATTACTACCCTTCCGTTTTGGCGAGACTTCGAAAGCAAGTGGATGGAAAATATTGGTCTAGTTGGTTTAATCAATACTGATACTCTACTCAACCAGCCCGATTTCCGCTCTTCGGAAAAAGTTTTTCAAGAATTAGTCGGTATAATTAACTGGATAAATTATTTTAAAATTCCTTTCATCATTCAAACTTGGTCAAAGAATAACCCGGCCATTGAAAATGCTTGTCTATCAGATTTTAAAAATTTTTATCAACAGGAATTAGAAGTAAGAAAAGAGTTTTTATACCCACCGTTTCAAAGGTTTTTTAGATTAACCCTTCAAGAAGAAAGGTGGCAAAAATTAAAAAGAGTTTCAGAAGACTTCGAAAAAAATTTTGCTAAAATAAAAAATCAAAATATCAAAATTTTCTCTTACTCTATTCCTCCTCGCCGAAAAAAAACTTTTGAAAAAAGTTATCTTATCAAAATAAAAAATCTCCATCCTCTTTCACCCTTACCAAACGAAATAAAAAAAATTCTTCCTCAAAATTCCTTTTTAGAACCACACTAA
- a CDS encoding efflux RND transporter periplasmic adaptor subunit, translating to MKKTILILFTLISLVLIGFLIFKPKKISYELVIVKRGEIEQVVSATGTVRPSQKIDLQFETNGRVKNILVKVGDQVKLGQTLIKLDDLDLQIQLLQQKAALEAAKARLDLLKTGASQEEIQLAETEVRSAEKSVENAEKNLIDVKIKAENDLTNIYNTIENLLQDAYTKAEDALNRQIDDLFSNDLTTNPQLTFLTTNQQAEFDSEWQRAIAGYHLQEFKNEINRLSFTESELDEALLKAQNHLIVIRDLFNPLTEAVNSAVGLSATTLSNYKGYLNTARANINTAIANLLAKQQAINSQKIINQININNAQASLDSARASLAKARDQLAIKKSGPKPEDIRYQEAQIRQQEASLAIIQDKIRKTILVAPINGLITDLNVEVGETVLANQIPITINSLGNFEIELDISETDISKIKVGQPAKISLDALPDEFFTGRVVKIDPAETVIQGVVYYKATVAFDHQDERIKVGMTVNVEIVTAKKENILLVPEIAVRQKNGKKFVKVFKDKKIKEVEVQTGLVNNKGEVEIISGLEGGETIVTFLKK from the coding sequence ATGAAAAAAACAATTTTGATTCTTTTTACTCTCATCTCTCTGGTTTTGATTGGTTTTTTAATTTTTAAACCTAAAAAGATTTCTTATGAATTAGTGATAGTTAAAAGAGGTGAGATTGAGCAAGTAGTTTCGGCGACGGGGACAGTAAGACCAAGTCAAAAAATTGATCTTCAATTTGAGACAAATGGTCGAGTTAAAAACATTCTCGTTAAAGTTGGTGATCAAGTCAAATTAGGACAAACTTTAATTAAATTAGATGACTTAGATTTACAAATTCAACTTCTTCAGCAAAAAGCTGCTCTTGAAGCTGCTAAAGCTAGACTTGATTTACTGAAAACTGGTGCTAGCCAAGAAGAAATTCAATTAGCGGAAACAGAGGTAAGGAGCGCTGAAAAAAGCGTTGAGAATGCAGAAAAAAATCTCATTGACGTTAAAATTAAAGCCGAAAATGATTTGACTAATATCTATAATACAATTGAGAATCTTCTTCAAGACGCTTATACTAAAGCAGAAGATGCTCTGAATAGACAGATTGATGATTTATTTTCTAATGACTTAACCACTAATCCACAACTTACCTTTCTTACCACCAATCAGCAAGCCGAATTTGATTCTGAATGGCAAAGGGCAATTGCTGGCTATCATCTTCAAGAATTTAAAAACGAGATTAATCGTCTTTCCTTTACTGAGAGCGAGCTAGACGAGGCCTTACTTAAGGCACAAAATCATTTGATAGTCATTAGAGACCTTTTCAATCCTCTCACCGAGGCTGTCAACAGCGCCGTCGGTCTTTCTGCGACGACTTTGAGCAATTACAAAGGTTATCTGAATACGGCTCGGGCCAATATTAATACAGCCATTGCCAATCTTTTAGCCAAACAACAAGCGATTAATAGTCAAAAAATTATTAACCAGATTAATATCAATAATGCTCAAGCTTCATTAGATAGTGCTCGGGCGAGTTTAGCTAAGGCCCGAGATCAATTGGCGATTAAAAAATCTGGACCAAAACCAGAAGATATTCGCTATCAAGAGGCGCAAATTCGCCAGCAAGAGGCGAGTTTAGCCATTATTCAAGATAAAATTCGAAAGACAATTCTTGTCGCGCCAATTAATGGCTTGATTACCGATTTAAATGTTGAGGTTGGGGAGACAGTTTTGGCCAATCAAATACCAATCACCATAAATTCATTGGGCAATTTTGAAATAGAACTTGATATTTCTGAAACAGATATTAGTAAAATTAAAGTCGGTCAACCAGCAAAAATTAGTTTAGACGCTCTGCCTGATGAATTTTTTACTGGTCGAGTCGTTAAAATTGATCCTGCCGAGACAGTCATTCAAGGTGTGGTCTATTATAAAGCCACCGTTGCCTTTGATCATCAAGATGAAAGAATCAAGGTTGGTATGACTGTCAACGTGGAAATTGTTACTGCTAAAAAAGAGAATATTCTTCTTGTGCCAGAAATAGCTGTAAGACAAAAAAATGGCAAGAAATTTGTAAAAGTTTTTAAAGATAAAAAGATAAAAGAGGTTGAAGTTCAAACAGGTCTTGTCAACAACAAAGGCGAAGTTGAAATTATTTCTGGTCTAGAGGGGGGCGAGACAATTGTTACCTTTCTTAAAAAATAA
- the clpB gene encoding ATP-dependent chaperone ClpB, giving the protein MDNFTLKAQEAIQQAHTIAMEKEQQQVDSPHLFLALLSQEEGVVVAVLKKMGLPIEKLKARTESAIALLPRVIGFGGVAEIYISPILKKIIFQATREANQLKDEYVSTEHLLLALASVPSIVKDLLIEFGANYDSILKTLAEVRGTERVTEPEPESKYQALEKYTTNLTELARQKKIDPIIGRDEEIRRLMQVLSRRTKNNPVLIGEAGVGKTAIAEGLAQRIVAGEVPESLKDKEIISLDLGGLIAGTKYRGEFENRLKAVLREIKRAANYILFIDELHTLVGAGAAEGAVDASNMLKPALAKGELRCIGATTFKEYQRYIERDPALERRFQPVYVDEPTIEEAIAILRGIKEKYEVHHGVKISDEAIIAAVKLSARYITERFLPDKAIDLMDEACSYLRLEIESEPEELDRLKRKIKQLEIELVALEKDKKAQTKISSLKKEIAKLKEKSQAFELRWQYEKEIITAIKKAKGEIDRLKQELEIAEREANLEKVAEIKYGRIPTLEKEIKDQEKKLAKIQAKQRLLKEEVNTEDIAKIVARWTGVPVEKMLEEETEKLAKMEAEIHKRLINQEEAVKAVADAIRRSRAGVAEENRPIGSFMFLGPSGVGKTELARSLADFLFNDENALIRLDMSEYMEKHEVAKIIGSPPGYVGYEEGGQLTEKIRHRPYSVLLFDEIEKAHPDVFNLLLQILDEGRLTDAKGRTVNFKNTIIIMTSNLGSETIQDFAKKCALGFVSDREKLDTEEKVKEKIQEALKERFRPEFLNRLDEIIIFHALNKEQIEKIVDLQLNLVKKRLEEKNIKIEVSPEAKKMIAERGFDPIFGARPLKRVIQKEILDKLALEIVRGKIKDGDKVKVVVEKDKIVIK; this is encoded by the coding sequence ATGGATAACTTTACTTTAAAAGCCCAGGAAGCCATTCAACAAGCCCATACCATTGCTATGGAAAAGGAACAACAACAAGTTGATTCTCCTCATCTTTTTTTGGCTTTACTTTCTCAAGAAGAGGGTGTAGTGGTGGCTGTTTTAAAAAAAATGGGACTGCCAATTGAAAAATTAAAAGCCAGAACTGAAAGTGCTATTGCCTTACTGCCGCGAGTTATCGGATTTGGTGGAGTGGCCGAAATTTACATCTCACCAATTTTGAAAAAAATAATTTTTCAGGCAACTCGCGAAGCCAACCAACTAAAGGATGAATATGTTAGCACCGAACATCTGCTTTTAGCCCTAGCCTCTGTCCCTTCTATTGTTAAAGACCTTTTGATTGAATTTGGGGCTAACTATGATTCGATTCTGAAAACGTTAGCTGAGGTTCGTGGTACAGAACGAGTGACTGAACCAGAGCCAGAATCAAAATATCAGGCTTTGGAAAAGTATACGACAAATCTAACTGAGCTGGCACGCCAGAAAAAAATTGATCCGATTATTGGTCGCGACGAAGAAATCCGTCGTCTAATGCAGGTTCTTTCCCGACGAACAAAAAATAATCCAGTTTTAATTGGTGAGGCCGGTGTCGGTAAAACTGCCATTGCTGAAGGTTTAGCCCAAAGAATTGTTGCCGGTGAGGTTCCTGAGTCATTAAAAGATAAAGAAATTATTAGCTTAGACTTGGGTGGTTTAATTGCTGGCACTAAATATCGCGGCGAATTTGAAAATCGTTTGAAAGCCGTTTTAAGAGAAATAAAAAGAGCGGCCAATTATATTTTGTTCATTGATGAATTGCATACTTTAGTTGGTGCCGGAGCGGCTGAAGGTGCCGTTGATGCTTCAAATATGTTAAAACCGGCTTTAGCCAAAGGTGAGCTTCGTTGTATTGGCGCTACGACTTTCAAAGAATATCAACGTTATATTGAACGCGATCCAGCCCTAGAGCGACGCTTTCAACCAGTCTATGTTGATGAACCAACGATTGAGGAAGCAATTGCTATTTTGCGCGGTATTAAGGAAAAATATGAAGTTCATCACGGGGTAAAAATTTCTGATGAAGCTATTATTGCTGCTGTTAAACTTTCGGCTCGCTATATCACAGAAAGATTTTTACCTGATAAAGCTATTGATTTGATGGATGAAGCTTGTTCTTATTTGAGACTGGAAATTGAATCTGAACCAGAAGAATTAGATCGCTTAAAAAGGAAAATCAAACAGTTAGAAATAGAATTAGTTGCTTTAGAAAAGGATAAAAAAGCCCAAACAAAAATTAGCAGTTTGAAAAAAGAAATAGCGAAATTGAAAGAAAAAAGTCAAGCTTTTGAATTGCGCTGGCAATATGAAAAAGAAATTATTACCGCTATAAAAAAAGCTAAAGGAGAAATCGATCGGTTAAAACAAGAGTTAGAAATCGCTGAAAGAGAAGCCAATTTGGAAAAAGTAGCGGAAATCAAATACGGTAGAATTCCCACTTTAGAAAAAGAAATTAAAGATCAAGAAAAGAAATTAGCCAAAATTCAAGCCAAACAACGACTACTCAAAGAGGAGGTTAATACTGAAGACATTGCAAAAATTGTTGCTCGTTGGACGGGCGTGCCAGTCGAAAAAATGTTGGAAGAAGAAACAGAAAAATTAGCCAAAATGGAAGCAGAAATTCATAAGCGTTTAATTAATCAAGAAGAGGCTGTCAAAGCCGTAGCTGATGCTATCAGGCGTTCACGAGCTGGCGTGGCAGAAGAAAATCGACCGATTGGTTCATTTATGTTTCTTGGCCCTTCTGGTGTCGGTAAAACAGAATTGGCCCGCTCGCTAGCCGATTTCTTATTTAACGATGAAAATGCTTTAATCCGTCTTGATATGAGCGAGTATATGGAAAAACATGAGGTAGCAAAAATCATTGGCTCGCCGCCCGGTTACGTTGGTTACGAAGAGGGCGGACAACTGACAGAAAAAATTCGTCATCGACCATATTCAGTTTTACTTTTTGATGAAATTGAAAAGGCCCATCCTGACGTTTTCAATCTTTTATTACAGATCCTTGATGAAGGCCGTTTAACTGATGCCAAAGGCCGAACCGTTAATTTCAAAAATACCATTATTATTATGACCTCTAATCTTGGCTCAGAGACGATTCAAGATTTTGCCAAAAAATGTGCTCTTGGTTTTGTTTCTGATCGAGAAAAACTAGATACGGAAGAAAAAGTCAAAGAAAAAATTCAAGAGGCTCTTAAAGAGAGATTTCGACCTGAGTTTCTAAATCGGTTAGATGAGATTATTATCTTTCATGCTTTAAACAAAGAGCAAATAGAAAAAATTGTTGATTTGCAATTAAATTTAGTCAAAAAAAGATTAGAAGAGAAAAACATCAAAATTGAGGTTAGTCCAGAAGCAAAAAAGATGATTGCCGAACGCGGCTTTGACCCAATTTTCGGCGCCCGACCATTAAAAAGAGTTATTCAAAAAGAAATTTTAGATAAACTAGCCTTAGAAATTGTCAGGGGAAAAATTAAAGATGGAGATAAGGTAAAGGTAGTGGTAGAAAAAGATAAAATTGTGATTAAATAA
- a CDS encoding L-threonylcarbamoyladenylate synthase has translation MAKILNGFSGQNVKKAARLLKRGEVVAFPTETVYGLGANVYDRRAVATIFEVKKRPLFDPLIVHIANLRQLEEVAKINQLFIFKLMAKFWPGPLTLILPKKRKVPYLVTAGLETVAVRMPANLVSLSLIQELGAPIAAPSANLFGKLSPTKAEHVQKQIGKRIKIILDGGKTAYGLESTILFIDRKPKILRLGSLPIEEIKKVIGPVEILKKQKKILAPGNLPTHYSPFKPLKIVKNEEEIFKNKLKKKISFLAFCQVKNKNRFTAFKILSPKGDLKEAASNFFDALHQLDESEAEVIFAEAVPEKGVGRAIMERLKKASSEENKN, from the coding sequence ATGGCTAAAATTCTTAATGGTTTTTCTGGCCAAAATGTCAAAAAAGCAGCTCGCTTATTGAAAAGGGGTGAGGTTGTGGCTTTCCCGACAGAAACAGTTTACGGTTTGGGGGCTAATGTTTATGACAGAAGGGCAGTGGCAACAATTTTTGAAGTGAAAAAAAGACCCCTTTTTGATCCACTGATTGTTCATATTGCTAATTTGAGGCAATTAGAAGAAGTAGCTAAAATTAATCAGCTATTCATTTTTAAATTAATGGCTAAATTCTGGCCCGGACCATTGACACTTATTTTGCCCAAAAAGAGAAAGGTGCCTTATTTAGTCACAGCTGGTTTAGAGACAGTGGCGGTAAGAATGCCAGCCAACCTGGTTTCTCTTTCTTTAATCCAAGAACTTGGCGCACCTATTGCTGCTCCAAGTGCTAATTTATTTGGTAAATTAAGTCCAACTAAAGCCGAGCATGTTCAAAAACAAATTGGTAAAAGGATTAAAATAATTTTAGACGGCGGGAAAACAGCTTATGGCTTAGAATCAACAATTCTTTTTATTGATCGAAAACCAAAAATTTTAAGATTAGGTAGTTTACCCATTGAGGAAATTAAAAAGGTTATTGGTCCAGTGGAAATTTTAAAAAAACAAAAAAAAATTTTAGCGCCTGGTAATCTTCCTACTCATTATTCACCCTTTAAGCCATTAAAAATTGTCAAAAACGAGGAAGAAATTTTTAAAAATAAATTAAAAAAGAAAATTAGTTTCTTAGCCTTTTGTCAGGTAAAGAACAAAAATAGATTTACCGCTTTTAAAATTTTATCGCCAAAGGGCGATTTAAAAGAAGCAGCGAGTAATTTTTTTGACGCTCTTCATCAATTAGATGAATCGGAAGCAGAAGTGATTTTTGCTGAAGCAGTGCCAGAGAAAGGAGTGGGTAGAGCCATTATGGAAAGATTAAAGAAGGCAAGTTCTGAAGAGAATAAAAATTGA
- the amrS gene encoding AmmeMemoRadiSam system radical SAM enzyme, with the protein MKEALLYEKLANKVVRCQACAHRCFIAEKKRGFCGVRENQGGKLYSLVYGKVIACHIDPIEKKPFFHWLPGSYSLSIATVGCNFRCLHCQNADISQMPRDADGQILGEVMSPQEIVDLARKNNLPSISYTYTEPTVFLEFALETMKLAKKENLKNNWVTNGYLSEKTLRLISPYLDAANVDLKFFSDDLYQKICGATLQPVLDSLKLMKRKKIWLEVTTLVIPGYTNQDNQFEKMATFIKNELGPETPWHISRFYPAYKTINLSPTPPEMIYQAYEIGKKIGLKYVYVGNLPGDEKENTYCPKCGQLNIKRIAYEIERFDQEGKCRRCQENLNLILK; encoded by the coding sequence ATGAAAGAAGCATTATTATATGAAAAATTAGCCAATAAAGTTGTCCGTTGTCAGGCTTGTGCTCATCGATGTTTTATTGCGGAAAAAAAACGAGGTTTTTGTGGCGTCAGAGAAAATCAAGGCGGTAAACTTTACTCCCTAGTTTATGGTAAAGTTATTGCCTGCCATATTGATCCCATTGAAAAAAAACCCTTTTTTCATTGGTTACCTGGTAGTTATTCTTTATCAATCGCTACTGTTGGTTGCAATTTTCGCTGTCTTCATTGTCAAAATGCGGATATTTCTCAAATGCCTCGTGATGCTGATGGTCAAATCTTAGGCGAGGTAATGTCACCCCAAGAAATCGTTGATTTGGCCAGGAAAAATAATTTACCAAGCATCTCTTATACTTATACCGAGCCGACAGTCTTTCTTGAATTTGCCCTCGAAACAATGAAGTTAGCAAAAAAAGAAAATTTGAAAAATAACTGGGTGACTAATGGTTATTTAAGTGAAAAAACTTTAAGATTAATTAGCCCATATTTAGATGCTGCTAATGTTGACTTAAAATTTTTTTCTGATGACTTATATCAAAAAATTTGTGGCGCCACATTACAGCCCGTCTTAGACTCTTTAAAATTAATGAAAAGAAAAAAAATTTGGCTTGAGGTAACCACTTTAGTTATTCCTGGTTATACTAATCAAGACAATCAATTTGAAAAAATGGCTACATTCATTAAAAACGAATTAGGCCCAGAGACACCATGGCACATCTCTCGTTTTTATCCAGCTTACAAAACGATAAATCTTTCGCCGACGCCGCCAGAAATGATTTATCAGGCCTACGAAATTGGCAAAAAAATTGGTCTAAAATATGTCTATGTTGGTAATCTACCTGGCGATGAAAAGGAAAATACTTATTGTCCAAAATGTGGTCAATTAAATATCAAAAGAATTGCTTATGAAATTGAAAGATTTGATCAAGAAGGTAAATGTCGACGATGTCAAGAGAATTTAAATTTAATTTTAAAATAA
- a CDS encoding ABC transporter ATP-binding protein translates to MIEVKDLKKIYGQGEVKTVALDGISLKIEKGEFVAIKGPSGCGKSTLMHIMGFLDRPTSGLYKFKGRSINDFSDDELAKIRNREVGFIFQSFNLLPRLTVLENVKLPLIYTHFSQQKIDQRAKESLEAVGLKGRINYFPNQLSGGEQQRVAIARALVNNPSVIFADEPTGNLDSKSGQQIIALLQELNEKGHTIVMVTHETYTAEAAKRIVEMKDGRVVNDELVKKRHFAKDGFIK, encoded by the coding sequence ATGATTGAAGTTAAAGATTTAAAAAAAATTTATGGTCAGGGTGAAGTAAAGACTGTAGCTCTTGATGGTATTTCGTTGAAAATAGAGAAGGGTGAATTTGTTGCCATCAAAGGGCCATCAGGTTGTGGTAAATCAACCCTAATGCACATTATGGGATTTTTAGACCGACCAACAAGCGGTCTTTATAAATTTAAAGGTCGATCTATTAACGATTTTTCTGACGATGAGTTAGCCAAAATTAGAAATAGAGAGGTAGGATTTATTTTTCAATCTTTTAATCTCTTGCCTCGCTTGACTGTCTTAGAAAATGTAAAATTGCCACTGATTTATACTCATTTTTCTCAACAAAAAATAGATCAAAGAGCAAAAGAATCACTTGAAGCAGTTGGTCTAAAAGGAAGGATAAATTATTTTCCTAACCAACTTTCCGGAGGCGAACAACAAAGGGTAGCTATTGCTCGGGCCTTGGTGAATAATCCTTCGGTCATTTTTGCCGATGAACCAACTGGCAACCTAGATTCGAAATCGGGCCAACAGATTATAGCTCTTTTACAAGAACTAAATGAAAAGGGTCATACGATTGTTATGGTCACTCACGAAACCTATACCGCCGAGGCAGCGAAAAGAATTGTTGAGATGAAAGACGGGAGAGTGGTTAATGATGAATTGGTAAAGAAGAGACATTTTGCAAAGGATGGCTTTATAAAATAA
- a CDS encoding MEMO1 family protein, producing MSLVFSSICPHPPIIIPTIGQENLSAVKKTIKGLEKLEKDFSRVKPETVIVISPHGVIYADSFSLNFSENYSGNFQSFGDFTTNLNFNPDLEFLHHLKEKIEEKLPVVLVSEKNLDHGSLVPLYYLTKNHQPKIIPIGYSFLDFETHLELGKILKEEISASRKKIGVIASGDLSHRVTPEAPAGYSPKGGIFDKRLITLLKNKNLKGILEMDKNLIEEAGECGLRSFLILLGILEKINYKPEVYSYEAPFGVGYLVMNFRL from the coding sequence ATGTCTCTAGTTTTTTCTTCAATTTGTCCTCATCCACCAATTATTATCCCAACGATTGGGCAAGAAAATCTGTCAGCAGTTAAAAAAACAATTAAAGGATTAGAAAAATTAGAAAAAGATTTTTCACGAGTCAAGCCAGAAACAGTTATTGTTATCTCGCCTCACGGAGTCATTTACGCTGATAGTTTTTCTCTGAATTTTTCTGAAAATTACTCTGGTAATTTTCAATCATTTGGTGATTTTACTACTAATTTAAACTTTAATCCCGATTTAGAATTTCTTCATCATCTCAAAGAAAAAATTGAAGAAAAATTACCGGTTGTTTTAGTCAGTGAAAAAAATCTTGATCATGGTTCTCTGGTTCCTCTTTATTATTTAACTAAAAATCACCAGCCAAAGATTATCCCCATTGGCTACTCATTTTTAGATTTTGAAACTCATTTAGAATTGGGTAAAATTTTAAAAGAAGAAATTTCTGCCTCGCGAAAGAAAATTGGTGTCATTGCTTCAGGTGATCTTTCTCACCGAGTCACACCAGAAGCACCAGCTGGTTATTCACCAAAGGGTGGGATTTTTGATAAGAGGTTAATCACTCTCTTGAAAAATAAAAATTTAAAAGGAATTTTAGAAATGGATAAAAATTTAATTGAAGAGGCTGGCGAATGTGGATTAAGATCCTTTTTAATCCTTTTGGGCATTTTAGAAAAAATAAACTATAAGCCAGAAGTTTATTCTTATGAAGCACCTTTTGGTGTGGGCTATTTAGTCATGAATTTCCGATTGTGA
- a CDS encoding glycosyltransferase family 2 protein encodes MISVIIPTYQHGNTILNTLETIFYQTYQNFEVIIVNDGSTDDTKKKLEKTEKRWPGRIKIINQERKGANSARNRGFQEAKGDFLFFCDADVELKNDCLEKMVKILKEHPEASYAYSSFKFGWKVFPSFDFDSERLKKMPYISMMSLIRREHFPGFDESLTKFQDWDLWLTMLEKGYRGIRIPEILFTVKPRKIGLSSWLPSFLYRLPWHIFPFKILKPKAIKNYEEGLKIIKKKHSLL; translated from the coding sequence ATGATTTCTGTTATCATCCCAACCTATCAACACGGTAATACTATTTTAAATACACTGGAAACTATTTTCTATCAAACTTATCAGAATTTTGAAGTGATTATTGTCAATGATGGTTCAACTGATGATACGAAAAAAAAATTAGAAAAAACAGAAAAAAGGTGGCCAGGAAGAATTAAAATTATTAATCAAGAAAGAAAGGGGGCCAATAGCGCTCGCAATCGCGGTTTCCAAGAAGCAAAAGGCGATTTTTTATTTTTCTGCGATGCCGATGTTGAGTTAAAAAACGATTGTTTAGAGAAAATGGTAAAAATTTTAAAAGAGCATCCAGAAGCAAGTTATGCCTACTCTTCCTTTAAATTTGGCTGGAAAGTTTTTCCCAGTTTTGATTTTGATTCTGAAAGATTAAAAAAAATGCCATATATTTCGATGATGTCTCTAATTCGACGCGAACATTTTCCCGGCTTTGATGAATCTTTAACCAAATTTCAAGATTGGGATTTATGGCTAACGATGTTAGAAAAAGGTTATCGAGGGATAAGAATTCCAGAAATTTTATTTACTGTTAAACCAAGGAAAATTGGTTTAAGCTCCTGGCTGCCTTCTTTTCTTTATCGTCTACCATGGCACATTTTTCCATTTAAAATTTTGAAACCAAAAGCTATTAAAAATTACGAAGAAGGACTCAAGATAATTAAAAAAAAGCACTCTCTTCTATAA